The following are encoded in a window of Catharus ustulatus isolate bCatUst1 chromosome 12, bCatUst1.pri.v2, whole genome shotgun sequence genomic DNA:
- the SLC24A5 gene encoding sodium/potassium/calcium exchanger 5 encodes MFLAVSIVCDDYFLPSLEIISECLGLSQDVAGATFMAAGSSAPELVTAFLGAFVTKGDIGVSTILGSAIYNLLGISAACGLFSSVVSRLSCWPLFRDCLAYTISAAAVLAMISDNRIYWYESASLLLIYGCYILVLCFDIKINQYLMKKFSPCCTCFTKAMEENAEQQPLVGWRDESGPLIRQQSRTDSGIFQDELDYSQLSTSLHGLDEISADHPNVFTMPEADMKRILWVLSLPIITLLYLTIPDCRRQFWRNWFMVTFLISAAWISAITYVLVWMVTIAGETLGIPESVMGLTLLAAGTSVPDTVASVLVARKGNGDMAMSNIVGSNVFDMLCLGIPWFIKTAFINTSGPIEVNSSGLTYTAISLICSVGFIFLAVHLNGWKIDKKLGTICLVLYLVFTVLSILYELGIIGNNPTRVCGN; translated from the exons ATGTTTTTGGCCGTGTCCATTGTGTGTGATGATTACTTCCTACCTTCCCTAGAGATCATCAGTGAAT GCCTTGGCCTCTCACAGGATGTTGCTGGAGCAACTTTTATGGCTGCTGGaagctctgctccagagctTGTCACTGCTTTTCTAG GAGCTTTCGTGACAAAGGGAGATATCGGGGTCAGCACCATCCTTGGATCAGCAATATATAATCTTCTTGGTATTTCTGCAGCTTGTGGGCTGTTTTCCAGTGTG GTTTCGAGGCTGTCCTGTTGGCCGCTGTTCAGAGACTGTCTGGCATACACCATCAGTGCAGCAGCGGTCCTTGCGATGATATCTGACAACAGAATTTACTG GTATGAAAGTGCATCCCTATTACTGATATATGGGTGTTACATTCTGGTACTATGTTTTGACATTAAAATCAACCAATACCTCATGAAAAAGTTCAGTCCCTGCTGTACATGTTTTACAAAAGCTATGGAAGagaatgcagagcagcagccactggTTGGATGGAGGGATGAGAGTGGACCTCTAATTCGTCAACAGTCGAGAACAGACAGTGGAATTTTTCAAGATGAGCTGGACTACTCTCAACTTTCAACAAGCTTACATGGGCTGGATGAAATATCTGCAG ATCATCCGAATGTCTTCACCATGCCTGAAGCAGATATGAAGAGAATTTTGTGGGTGTTATCCCTTCCTATTATCACACTACTCTATTTAACTATACCAGATTGCAGAAGACAGTTTTGGAGGAACTGGTTCATGgtgacatttttaatttcagcagcaTGGATTTCTGCAATAACTTATGTTCTTGTATGGATGGTAACAATAGCAG GTGAAACGCTGGGAATCCCAGAGTCAGTCATGGGTCTCACATTACTTGCAGCAGGAACAAGTGTACCAGACACAGTTGCAAGTGTGCTGGTTGCTCGAAAAG GAAATGGAGACATGGCTATGTCTAACATTGTAGGATCCAATGTATTTGATATGCTCTGTTTGGGAATACCCTGGTTTATAAAAACTGCCTTCATAAATACATCAGGACCCATAGAAGTGAACAGCAGTGGTCTGACATACACAGCCATTTCTCTTATCTGttctgttggttttatttttctggcagTTCACCTGAATGGCTggaaaatagataaaaaattGGGAACAATTTGTCTTGTCCTGTACTTAGTATTTACTGTATTATCAATTTTATATGAACTTGGCATCATAGGAAACAATCCTACAAGGGTCTGTGGTAACTAG